In one window of Pseudomonas benzenivorans DNA:
- the phhA gene encoding phenylalanine 4-monooxygenase yields the protein MKSTQYVARKPDESGFIHYGDAEHQVWNTLITRQLKVVEGRACQEYLDGIDQLGLPLDRIPQLDEINKVLQAATGWRVARVPALIPFQTFFELLASQQFPVATFIRTPEELDYLQEPDIFHEIFGHCPLLTNPWFAEFTHTYGKLGLKASKEERVYLARLYWMTIEFGLVDTSQGRKIYGGGILSSPKETVYCLSDAPEHQAFDPLEAMRTPYRIDILQPLYFVLPELKRLFELAHEDIMALVHRAMQLGLHAPKFPPKAA from the coding sequence ATGAAATCCACGCAGTACGTGGCCCGCAAACCGGACGAAAGCGGCTTCATCCACTACGGCGACGCCGAGCATCAGGTGTGGAACACCCTAATCACCCGGCAGCTCAAGGTAGTCGAGGGACGCGCCTGCCAGGAGTACCTGGACGGCATCGACCAGCTCGGCCTGCCGCTCGATCGCATCCCCCAGCTCGACGAGATCAACAAGGTGCTGCAGGCCGCCACCGGCTGGCGGGTCGCCCGGGTTCCGGCGCTGATTCCCTTCCAGACCTTCTTCGAGCTGCTGGCCAGCCAGCAATTCCCGGTGGCCACCTTTATCCGCACGCCGGAAGAGCTGGACTACCTGCAGGAGCCGGACATCTTCCACGAGATCTTCGGCCACTGTCCGCTGCTGACCAACCCCTGGTTCGCCGAATTCACCCACACCTACGGCAAGCTCGGCCTCAAGGCCAGCAAGGAAGAGCGGGTGTACCTGGCGCGGCTGTACTGGATGACCATCGAGTTCGGTCTGGTCGACACCAGCCAGGGTCGCAAGATCTACGGCGGCGGCATCCTCTCCTCGCCGAAGGAAACCGTCTACTGCCTGTCCGATGCGCCCGAGCACCAGGCCTTCGACCCGCTGGAGGCGATGCGCACCCCCTATCGCATCGACATCCTGCAGCCGCTGTACTTCGTCCTGCCGGAGCTCAAGCGCCTGTTCGAGCTGGCCCACGAGGACATCATGGCCCTGGTCCACCGGGCCATGCAGTTGGGCCTGCACGCCCCGAAGTTCCCGCCCAAAGCCGCGTAG
- a CDS encoding sigma-54-dependent transcriptional regulator, which produces MRIKVHCQNRIGILRDILNLLVEYGINVARGEVGGEQGNAIYLHCPNLINLQFQSLRAKFEAISGVFGVKRVGLMPSERRHLELNALLGALDFPVLSIDMGGSIVAANRAAAQLLGVRVDEVPGIPLSRYAEDFDLPELVRANKSRINGLRVKVKGDVFLADIAPLQTEHDESDALAGAVLTLHRADRVGERIYHVRKQELRGFDSIFQSSKVMAAVVREARRMAPLDAPLLIEGETGTGKELLARACHLASPRGQSPFMALNCAGLPESMAETELFGYGPGAFEGARPEGKLGLLELTAGGTLFLDGVGEMSPRLQAKLLRFLQDGCFRRVGSDEEVYLDVRVVCATQVDLSELCAKGEFRQDLYHRLNVLSLHIPPLRECLDGLAPLVEHFLDQASRQIGCPLPGLAPQVLDKLAHYHWPGNVRQLENVLFQAVSLCEGGTVKVEHIRLPDYGAPQPLGDFSLEGGLDAILGRFEKAVLERLYAEHPSSRQLGKRLGVSHTTIANKLRQHGVGKE; this is translated from the coding sequence ATGCGTATCAAAGTCCACTGCCAGAACCGTATCGGTATCCTGCGCGACATCCTCAACCTGCTGGTCGAGTACGGCATCAACGTCGCCCGCGGCGAGGTCGGCGGCGAGCAGGGCAATGCCATCTACCTGCACTGCCCGAACCTGATCAACCTGCAGTTCCAGTCGCTGCGCGCCAAGTTCGAGGCGATTTCCGGGGTGTTCGGCGTCAAGCGCGTCGGCCTGATGCCCAGCGAACGGCGCCACCTGGAGCTCAACGCCTTGCTCGGCGCCCTGGATTTTCCGGTGCTGTCGATCGACATGGGCGGCAGCATAGTCGCCGCCAACCGCGCCGCGGCGCAGCTGCTCGGCGTGCGGGTGGACGAGGTGCCGGGCATCCCGCTGTCGCGCTACGCCGAGGACTTCGACCTGCCCGAGCTGGTGCGTGCCAACAAGTCGCGGATCAACGGCCTGCGGGTCAAGGTCAAAGGCGACGTGTTCCTCGCCGACATCGCCCCGCTGCAGACCGAGCACGACGAGAGCGATGCGCTGGCCGGCGCGGTACTGACCCTGCACCGCGCCGACCGGGTGGGCGAGCGTATCTACCACGTGCGCAAGCAGGAGCTGCGCGGCTTCGACAGCATCTTCCAGAGCTCCAAGGTGATGGCCGCGGTGGTGCGTGAGGCGCGGCGCATGGCGCCGCTGGACGCACCGCTGCTGATCGAGGGCGAGACCGGCACCGGCAAGGAGCTGCTGGCCCGCGCCTGCCACCTGGCCAGCCCGCGGGGACAGTCGCCGTTCATGGCGCTCAACTGCGCCGGGCTGCCGGAGTCCATGGCCGAGACCGAGTTGTTCGGTTACGGCCCGGGGGCCTTCGAGGGGGCGCGGCCGGAGGGCAAGCTCGGCCTGCTGGAGCTGACCGCCGGCGGCACCCTGTTTCTCGACGGCGTCGGCGAGATGAGCCCGCGCCTGCAGGCCAAGCTGCTGCGCTTCCTGCAGGACGGCTGCTTCCGCCGGGTCGGCAGCGACGAGGAGGTGTACCTGGACGTGCGGGTGGTCTGCGCCACCCAGGTCGATCTGTCCGAGCTGTGCGCCAAGGGCGAGTTCCGTCAGGACCTCTATCACCGCCTCAACGTGCTCAGCCTGCATATTCCGCCGCTACGCGAGTGTCTGGATGGCCTGGCGCCGTTGGTCGAGCACTTTCTCGACCAGGCCAGTCGGCAGATCGGCTGCCCCTTGCCGGGGCTGGCGCCCCAGGTGCTGGACAAGCTCGCCCACTACCACTGGCCGGGCAACGTGCGCCAGTTGGAGAACGTGCTGTTCCAGGCCGTGTCGCTGTGCGAGGGCGGCACGGTCAAGGTCGAGCATATCCGCCTGCCGGACTATGGCGCGCCGCAGCCGCTCGGCGACTTCTCCCTGGAGGGCGGCCTGGACGCCATCCTCGGCCGTTTCGAGAAGGCCGTGCTGGAGCGTCTGTATGCCGAGCATCCGAGCAGCCGCCAGCTGGGCAAGCGTCTGGGGGTGTCGCACACCACCATCGCCAACAAGCTGCGCCAGCACGGTGTCGGCAAAGAGTAA
- the acs gene encoding acetate--CoA ligase: MSAASLYPVRPEVAARSLTDEATYKAMYQQSVINPEGFWREQAQRLDWIKPFTQVKQTSFDDHHVDIKWFADGTLNVAYNCLDRHLEERGEAVAIIWEGDDPSESKRITYRELHEQVCKLANALRGQDVHRGDVVTIYMPMIPEAVVAMLACARIGAIHSVVFGGFSPEALAGRIIDCKSKVVITADEGLRGGRSIPLKENVDEALTNPETASVQKIIVCKRTGGQIKWHPHRDIWFDDLMQVAGIQCAPKEMGAEEPLFILYTSGSTGKPKGVQHTTGGYLLYAALTHERVFDYRPGEVFWCTADIGWVTGHSYNVYGPLANGATIVLFEGVPNYPDITRVAKIVDKHQVNILYTAPTAIRAMMAQGTAAVEGFDGSSLRLLGSVGEPINPEAWQWYYEAVGQSRCPIVDTWWQTETGATLMSPLPGAHGLKPGSAARPFFGVQPALVDNMGNLLEGATEGNLVIIDSWPGQARTLYGDHDRFVDTYFKTFRGMYFTGDGARRDEDGYYWITGRVDDVLNVSGHRMGTAEVESAMVAHPKVAEAAVVGVPHDIKGQGIYVYVTLNSDEEPSEQLRLELKNWVRKEIGPIATPDVIQWAPGLPKTRSGKIMRRILRKIAVAEYDALGDISTLADPGVVQHLIDTHRGMQAA; the protein is encoded by the coding sequence ATGAGTGCTGCGTCCCTGTATCCCGTGCGCCCCGAGGTGGCGGCCCGGTCGTTGACCGATGAGGCCACCTACAAAGCCATGTACCAGCAGTCGGTGATCAATCCCGAGGGTTTCTGGCGCGAGCAGGCCCAGCGTCTGGACTGGATCAAGCCCTTCACCCAGGTCAAGCAGACCTCCTTCGACGACCATCACGTCGATATCAAGTGGTTCGCCGACGGCACCCTCAACGTGGCCTACAACTGCCTGGATCGTCACCTGGAGGAGCGCGGCGAGGCCGTCGCGATCATCTGGGAGGGCGACGACCCGTCCGAGAGCAAGCGCATCACCTACCGCGAGCTGCACGAGCAGGTGTGCAAGCTGGCCAACGCCCTGCGCGGGCAGGACGTGCATCGTGGCGACGTGGTGACCATCTACATGCCGATGATCCCGGAAGCGGTGGTGGCCATGCTGGCCTGTGCGCGTATCGGCGCCATTCATTCGGTGGTGTTCGGTGGCTTCTCCCCCGAGGCCCTGGCCGGGCGGATCATCGACTGCAAGTCCAAGGTGGTGATCACCGCCGACGAGGGCCTGCGCGGCGGTAGGAGCATCCCGCTCAAGGAGAACGTCGACGAGGCGCTGACCAACCCGGAAACCGCCAGCGTGCAGAAGATCATCGTCTGCAAGCGCACCGGCGGCCAGATCAAGTGGCACCCGCATCGCGACATCTGGTTCGACGACCTGATGCAGGTCGCCGGCATCCAGTGCGCGCCGAAGGAGATGGGGGCCGAGGAGCCGCTGTTCATCCTCTATACCTCCGGCTCCACCGGCAAGCCCAAGGGCGTGCAACACACCACCGGCGGTTATCTGCTGTATGCCGCGCTGACCCATGAGCGGGTCTTCGACTACCGCCCGGGCGAGGTGTTCTGGTGCACCGCCGACATCGGCTGGGTCACCGGCCACAGTTACAACGTCTACGGGCCGCTGGCCAACGGCGCCACCATCGTGCTGTTCGAGGGCGTGCCGAACTACCCGGACATCACCCGCGTCGCCAAGATAGTCGACAAGCACCAGGTCAATATCCTCTACACGGCGCCGACCGCGATTCGCGCCATGATGGCCCAGGGCACGGCGGCGGTGGAGGGTTTCGACGGCTCCAGCCTGCGCCTGCTCGGCTCGGTCGGCGAGCCGATCAACCCGGAAGCCTGGCAGTGGTATTACGAGGCGGTCGGCCAGAGCCGCTGCCCGATCGTCGACACCTGGTGGCAGACCGAGACCGGCGCCACCCTGATGAGTCCCTTGCCCGGCGCTCACGGCCTCAAGCCGGGATCGGCGGCGCGGCCGTTCTTCGGCGTGCAGCCGGCCTTGGTGGACAACATGGGCAACCTGCTGGAAGGCGCCACCGAGGGCAACCTGGTGATCATCGACTCCTGGCCGGGCCAGGCGCGCACCCTGTACGGCGATCACGACCGTTTCGTCGACACCTATTTCAAGACCTTCCGGGGCATGTACTTCACCGGCGACGGCGCCCGGCGCGACGAGGACGGCTACTACTGGATCACCGGCCGGGTGGACGACGTACTCAACGTATCCGGCCACCGCATGGGCACCGCGGAAGTGGAAAGCGCCATGGTCGCCCATCCTAAGGTTGCCGAGGCGGCGGTGGTCGGCGTGCCGCACGACATCAAGGGGCAGGGCATCTACGTCTACGTCACCCTGAACAGCGACGAGGAGCCTTCCGAGCAGCTGCGCTTGGAGCTGAAGAACTGGGTGCGCAAGGAAATCGGTCCGATCGCAACGCCCGACGTGATCCAGTGGGCGCCGGGCCTGCCGAAGACCCGCTCGGGCAAGATCATGCGCCGTATCCTGCGCAAGATCGCCGTCGCCGAATACGATGCGCTCGGCGACATCTCCACGCTGGCCGATCCTGGCGTGGTGCAACACCTCATCGACACTCACCGTGGCATGCAGGCCGCCTGA
- a CDS encoding ABC transporter substrate-binding protein, with translation MKKIALLGALALSVLSPLAMADDAKPLRIGIEAAYPPFAYKTPEGNITGFDYDIGQALCEEMKVECKWIEQEFDGLIPALKVRKFDAVLSSMSITEDRKKSVDFTGKYYSTPAKLAMKAGTQLNDPLVDLKGKKVGVQRSSIYDRYATDNFAPAGIEVVRYSSQNEIFLDLTAGRLDATLADSVNIDDGFLKTDAGKGFAFAGPDFTDMKYFGEGQGIAVRKGDKALADKITAAIAAIRANGKYKEVQDKYFDFDVYGE, from the coding sequence ATGAAGAAGATCGCACTTCTCGGCGCACTGGCGCTCTCCGTGCTGTCCCCGCTGGCCATGGCTGATGACGCCAAGCCCCTGCGCATCGGCATCGAGGCGGCCTACCCGCCGTTCGCCTACAAGACCCCGGAAGGCAACATCACCGGCTTCGACTACGACATCGGCCAGGCCCTGTGCGAAGAGATGAAGGTCGAGTGCAAGTGGATCGAGCAGGAGTTCGACGGCCTGATCCCGGCACTGAAGGTGCGCAAGTTCGACGCGGTGCTGTCCTCCATGTCCATCACCGAAGATCGCAAGAAGTCGGTTGATTTTACCGGCAAGTACTACTCCACTCCGGCCAAGCTGGCGATGAAGGCCGGTACTCAGCTCAACGACCCGCTGGTCGACCTCAAGGGCAAGAAGGTCGGCGTGCAGCGCTCTTCGATCTACGACCGCTATGCCACCGACAACTTCGCCCCGGCCGGCATCGAAGTGGTGCGCTACAGTTCGCAGAACGAGATCTTCCTGGACCTGACCGCCGGCCGCCTGGACGCCACCCTGGCCGACTCGGTGAACATCGACGACGGCTTCCTCAAGACCGACGCCGGCAAGGGCTTCGCCTTTGCTGGGCCTGACTTCACCGATATGAAGTATTTCGGCGAAGGGCAGGGCATCGCCGTGCGCAAGGGCGACAAGGCCCTGGCCGACAAGATCACCGCGGCCATCGCGGCGATCCGCGCCAACGGCAAGTACAAGGAAGTGCAGGATAAGTATTTCGACTTCGACGTCTACGGCGAGTAA
- a CDS encoding ABC transporter permease produces MLNGYGSTILEGAWLTLLLALSSVAVAIFLGLLGAAFRLSPIKWLALLGEAYATVIRGIPDLVLILLIFYGGQDLVNRVAPMLGYDEYIDINPFIAGVFTMGFIFGAYLSETFRGAFMAIPKGQAEAGAAYGMSGIKVFFRILVPQMIRFAIPGFTNNWLVLTKATALISVVGLQDMMFKAKSAADATREPFTFYLAVAALYLVLTSVSLLALRYLEKRYSVGVKAADL; encoded by the coding sequence ATGCTGAACGGTTACGGCTCGACCATTCTCGAAGGTGCCTGGCTCACCCTGCTGTTGGCCCTGTCCTCGGTGGCGGTCGCCATTTTCCTGGGCCTGCTCGGGGCGGCCTTCCGCCTGTCGCCGATCAAATGGCTGGCGCTGCTGGGTGAGGCCTACGCCACGGTGATTCGCGGCATTCCCGACCTGGTACTGATCCTGCTGATCTTCTACGGTGGCCAGGACCTGGTGAACCGGGTGGCGCCGATGCTCGGTTATGACGAATACATCGACATCAACCCCTTCATCGCCGGTGTGTTCACCATGGGCTTCATCTTCGGCGCTTACCTGTCGGAGACCTTCCGCGGCGCCTTCATGGCCATCCCCAAGGGCCAGGCCGAGGCGGGTGCAGCCTACGGCATGAGCGGGATCAAGGTGTTCTTCCGCATCCTGGTACCGCAGATGATCCGCTTCGCCATTCCCGGCTTCACCAACAACTGGCTGGTGTTGACCAAGGCCACCGCGCTGATCTCGGTGGTCGGCCTGCAGGACATGATGTTCAAGGCCAAGAGCGCCGCCGATGCCACGCGTGAGCCCTTCACCTTCTACCTGGCGGTCGCGGCCCTGTATCTGGTGCTGACCAGCGTGTCGCTGCTGGCCCTGCGTTACCTGGAAAAGCGCTACTCGGTCGGCGTAAAAGCCGCCGACCTGTGA
- a CDS encoding ABC transporter permease, whose translation MIFDYNVIWASLPLYFSGVLVTIKLLLISLALGLAMAVPLALMRVSKSPLVNFPAWLYTYVIRGTPMLVQLFLIYYGLAQFEAVREGALWPYLSDATFCACLAFAINTSAYSAEILAGSLRATPHGEIEAAKAMGMSRAKLYRRILLPSALRRALPQYSNEVIMMLHTTSLASIVTLIDITGAARTVSSQHYLPFEAFITAGLLYLCLTFILVRLFKAAERRWLGYMAPRKA comes from the coding sequence ATGATTTTCGATTACAACGTCATCTGGGCCAGCCTGCCGCTGTACTTCAGTGGTGTGCTGGTCACCATCAAGCTGCTGTTGATCTCCCTGGCGCTGGGCCTGGCCATGGCGGTTCCCCTGGCGCTGATGCGCGTTTCCAAGTCGCCGCTGGTGAACTTCCCGGCCTGGCTCTACACCTACGTGATCCGCGGCACGCCGATGCTGGTGCAGCTGTTCCTGATCTACTACGGCCTGGCCCAGTTCGAGGCGGTGCGCGAGGGCGCGCTCTGGCCCTACCTGTCGGACGCGACCTTCTGCGCCTGCCTGGCCTTCGCCATCAACACCAGCGCCTACAGCGCCGAGATCCTCGCCGGCAGCCTGCGCGCCACGCCCCATGGCGAGATCGAGGCGGCCAAGGCCATGGGCATGTCGCGGGCCAAGTTGTACCGCCGCATCCTGCTACCCTCGGCCCTGCGCCGCGCCTTGCCGCAGTACAGCAACGAAGTGATCATGATGCTGCACACCACCAGCCTGGCGTCGATCGTCACCCTGATCGACATCACCGGCGCGGCGCGCACCGTCAGCTCGCAGCACTACTTGCCGTTCGAGGCCTTCATCACCGCCGGTTTGCTCTACCTGTGCCTGACCTTCATCCTCGTGCGCCTGTTCAAGGCGGCCGAGCGCCGCTGGCTGGGCTATATGGCGCCGCGCAAGGCCTGA
- a CDS encoding succinylglutamate desuccinylase/aspartoacylase family protein, with translation MQRIDHVLPWGCPGSERRLSVFRFGNGPRKAYIQASLHADELPGMRVAVELKRRLRELEALGRLSGVVELAPLANPIGLAQLFQATVQGRFEFASGKNFNRDFFDLASAIAPALDGSLGADGAANVRLIRAAMQAALEALAPARSELEGLQRLLLGHACDADVVLDLHCDFEAVVHLYSLPQHWDELRSLAARLQAGAVLTTEDAGGSSFDEACATPWLQLARRFPAANIPLACLATTVELGGMADTEADRAQASAEAILAFLAEQGLVAGDWPAAPEASCEATPFEGAEYAYAPHAGVVSFLQPLGARVAAGDPLFEVIDPLDDRRSIVCATASGVLYARERMRFAQPGLWLAKVAGSTPIRLGRLLSD, from the coding sequence ATGCAACGGATCGACCACGTCCTGCCCTGGGGGTGTCCTGGCTCCGAGCGGCGGCTGAGCGTTTTTCGCTTCGGCAACGGCCCACGCAAGGCCTATATCCAGGCGTCATTGCACGCCGATGAACTGCCGGGCATGCGTGTCGCCGTCGAGCTCAAGCGCCGCCTGCGCGAGCTGGAGGCGCTGGGTCGCTTGAGCGGAGTGGTCGAGCTGGCGCCGCTAGCCAACCCCATCGGCCTGGCGCAGTTGTTCCAGGCCACCGTCCAGGGACGCTTCGAGTTCGCCAGCGGCAAGAACTTCAACCGGGACTTCTTCGACCTGGCCAGCGCCATCGCCCCGGCCCTGGACGGCAGCCTGGGGGCGGACGGCGCCGCCAACGTGCGGCTGATCCGCGCCGCCATGCAGGCGGCGCTGGAGGCGCTGGCGCCGGCCCGTTCCGAGCTGGAGGGGCTGCAGCGCCTGCTGCTGGGGCATGCCTGCGACGCCGATGTGGTGCTCGACCTGCATTGCGACTTCGAGGCCGTGGTGCACCTGTACAGCCTGCCGCAGCATTGGGATGAACTGCGATCGTTGGCCGCGCGGCTGCAGGCGGGCGCGGTGCTGACCACGGAGGACGCCGGCGGCAGCTCCTTCGACGAAGCCTGCGCCACACCCTGGTTGCAGCTGGCGCGGCGCTTCCCCGCGGCGAATATTCCGCTGGCCTGCCTGGCGACCACGGTCGAGTTGGGCGGCATGGCCGACACCGAGGCGGACCGGGCGCAGGCCAGCGCCGAGGCCATCCTGGCCTTTCTCGCCGAACAGGGGCTGGTCGCCGGCGATTGGCCGGCCGCGCCGGAGGCCAGCTGCGAGGCCACGCCGTTCGAGGGGGCCGAATACGCCTATGCGCCCCATGCCGGGGTGGTGAGTTTCCTGCAGCCGCTGGGCGCCAGAGTCGCGGCCGGCGATCCGCTGTTCGAGGTGATCGACCCGCTGGACGATCGCCGCAGCATCGTCTGTGCGACCGCCAGCGGGGTGCTCTATGCGCGTGAACGGATGCGCTTCGCCCAACCCGGTCTGTGGCTGGCCAAGGTGGCCGGTTCTACCCCTATTCGCCTGGGTCGCCTGTTGAGCGACTGA
- a CDS encoding ABC transporter ATP-binding protein: MYKLEVQDLHKRYGSHEVLKGVSLAAKAGDVISIIGSSGSGKSTFLRCINLLEQPYGGKILLNGEELKLVANKDGGLKAADPKQLQRMRSRLAMVFQHFNLWSHMNVLENVMEAPVHVLGMAKKEAQEKAEHYLNKVGVAHRKDAYPGHMSGGEQQRVAIARALAMEPEVMLFDEPTSALDPELVGEVLKVMQDLATEGRTMVVVTHEMGFAREVSNQLVFLHKGVVEERGCPKEVLVNPQSERLQQFLSGSLK, encoded by the coding sequence ATGTACAAACTCGAAGTTCAGGATCTGCACAAGCGCTATGGCAGCCACGAAGTGCTCAAGGGCGTGTCCCTGGCAGCCAAGGCCGGCGACGTGATCAGCATCATCGGCTCCAGCGGCTCGGGCAAGAGTACCTTCCTGCGTTGCATCAACCTGCTGGAGCAGCCCTACGGCGGCAAGATCCTGCTCAACGGCGAGGAGCTCAAGCTGGTGGCCAACAAGGACGGCGGACTCAAGGCCGCCGACCCCAAGCAGCTGCAGCGCATGCGCTCGCGCCTGGCCATGGTGTTCCAGCACTTCAACCTGTGGTCGCACATGAACGTGCTGGAGAACGTCATGGAGGCCCCGGTGCATGTGCTCGGGATGGCCAAGAAGGAGGCCCAGGAGAAGGCCGAGCATTACCTGAACAAGGTCGGCGTGGCGCACCGCAAGGATGCCTACCCGGGGCACATGTCCGGCGGCGAGCAGCAGCGTGTGGCGATCGCCCGGGCCCTGGCCATGGAGCCGGAGGTGATGCTGTTCGACGAGCCGACCTCGGCGCTCGACCCGGAGCTGGTCGGCGAGGTGCTCAAGGTCATGCAGGACCTGGCCACCGAAGGCCGTACCATGGTGGTGGTGACCCACGAGATGGGCTTCGCCCGCGAGGTGTCCAACCAGCTGGTGTTCCTCCACAAGGGCGTGGTAGAAGAGCGGGGCTGTCCGAAGGAGGTGCTGGTCAACCCGCAGTCCGAGCGGCTTCAGCAGTTCCTGTCCGGTAGTCTGAAATAA
- the argR gene encoding transcriptional regulator ArgR: MTAHRIGFLLWPNTKPLTLALAEEALRVAQRVHPEVAYELSFLQAEAPEDGAWRLPGEPWQGGLEGVHKLFLLADEPPAAMAPALSAALKQWVRAGGIVGGVSAGVYPLAQLGLLDGYRAAVHWRWQDDFSERFPKVIATSHLFDWDRDRLSACGGLAVLDLLLALLARDHGAELAGAVSEELVVERIREGSERQRIPLQNRLGSSHPKLTQAVLLMEANIEEPLTTDEIAQHVCVSRRQLERIFKQYLTRVPSQYYLELRLNKARQLLMQTSKSIIQIGLSCGFSSGPHFSSAYRNFFGATPREDRNQRRSNSPFELSSAPVERE, from the coding sequence ATGACTGCCCATCGAATCGGCTTCCTGCTGTGGCCCAATACCAAGCCCCTGACCTTGGCATTGGCCGAGGAAGCCCTGCGTGTCGCCCAACGCGTCCACCCCGAAGTGGCTTACGAACTCTCCTTCCTCCAGGCCGAAGCGCCCGAGGATGGAGCCTGGCGCCTGCCGGGCGAACCCTGGCAGGGCGGGCTGGAGGGCGTGCACAAGCTGTTCCTGCTGGCTGACGAGCCGCCTGCGGCGATGGCCCCGGCGCTGTCGGCTGCGCTCAAGCAGTGGGTGCGCGCCGGCGGCATCGTCGGCGGCGTCTCAGCCGGGGTCTATCCCCTGGCCCAGCTGGGCCTGCTCGACGGCTACCGCGCCGCGGTGCACTGGCGTTGGCAGGACGATTTCAGCGAGCGCTTCCCCAAGGTGATCGCCACCAGCCACCTGTTCGACTGGGACCGCGACCGTCTCTCCGCCTGTGGCGGCCTGGCCGTGCTCGACCTGCTGCTGGCCCTGCTGGCCCGCGATCACGGCGCCGAACTGGCCGGCGCGGTGTCCGAGGAGCTGGTGGTCGAGCGCATCCGTGAGGGTAGCGAACGTCAGCGCATCCCGCTGCAGAATCGCCTGGGCTCCAGCCATCCCAAGCTGACCCAGGCGGTGCTGCTGATGGAGGCGAACATCGAGGAGCCGCTGACCACCGACGAGATCGCCCAGCATGTGTGCGTGTCGCGTCGTCAGCTGGAGCGCATCTTCAAGCAGTACCTGACCCGCGTACCCAGCCAGTATTACCTGGAGTTGCGCCTGAACAAGGCGCGCCAGTTGCTGATGCAGACCAGCAAGTCGATCATCCAGATCGGCCTGTCCTGCGGCTTCTCCTCGGGCCCGCACTTCTCCAGCGCCTACCGCAACTTCTTCGGCGCCACCCCGCGCGAGGACCGCAACCAGCGGCGCAGCAACAGCCCCTTCGAGCTGAGCTCGGCGCCGGTCGAGCGCGAGTGA